The Microcaecilia unicolor chromosome 6, aMicUni1.1, whole genome shotgun sequence genome includes a window with the following:
- the LOC115472459 gene encoding kinesin-like protein KIF14 codes for MPIYTVPTKQHINRAGISSSYLKSPLNIYAKSNKLGQQNKPQSSDEKGVQPPLPLDTTKDLNRTYIVSAFEKSADTPPSLKQDGMLILQKRKMTKKDSTCSDKETYENTVQNAEEQQVQRQPTLQRRTGVGNKQVPVNNNSQSGLKNPDSAGQLSNETSFPANIISKTYCSASVQSMKSHLIVELKGAPKSKDSCSVLEGTDGNGKMTCVNGRAFRDKTQSPNKVLNSGYSYVVTSVNRTPGAKLHEKCIANKIIGKEILKTPDNKSGSLNQQRPLRQEAMLKSLKLASACDMFQNIRSSTVSACKNRASNLPVTPKKSIANSFRASRPERTQDHNVASSTVVLKESKAQDSCIDQDPSKAENSVVTVAVRIRPFSNRERSENAYQVISVNGQEVIVQHPETNQAHNFVYDFSFWSFDKSHSNYASQENVYEKLAVPLLERAFEGYNTCLFAYGQTGSGKSYTMMGFDEEQGIIPRFCEDLFSRILRIETAQISHHLEMSYFEVYNEKIHDLLVSKDGQKKQPLRVREHPTYGPYVEELSV; via the exons ATGCCGATTTACACAGTACCTACCAAACAGCACATCAACAGGGCTGGAATTTCATCTTCATATTTAAAAAGTCCTTTAAATATCTATGCTAAAAGCAACAAGTTAGGGCAGCAGAATAAGCCCCAGTCATCAGATGAAAAAGGTGTCCAACCTCCACTGCCTTTGGATACAACAAAAGATTTAAATAGAACTTATATAGTCTCTGCCTTTGAAAAATCTGCAGACACTCCCCCGAGCCTGAAGCAAGATGGCATGCTTATTCTTCAGAAACGAAAAATGACCAAAAAAGACTCCACCTGTAGTGATAAAGAGACATATGAGAACACTGTACAGAATGCTGAAGAACAACAAGTGCAAAGACAACCTACACTGCAACGGCGGACTGGAGTGGGCAACAAACAAGTTCCAGTGAATAACAATAGCCAGTCAGGTCTCAAGAACCCAGATTCAGCTGGACAGTTAAGCAATGAAACATCTTTTCCAGCAAACATTATTAGCAAGACATACTGTAGTGCATCTGTCCAGTCAATGAAATCTCACCTGATTGTTGAACTGAAAGGTGCTCCAAAAAGCAAGGACTCATGTTCTGTTCTTGAAGGTACAGATGGAAATGGTAAAATGACATGTGTGAATGGTAGGGCATTCAGAGACAAAACACAGAGCCCAAACAAAGTTCTTAATTCAGGTTATTCGTATGTTGTAACATCTGTTAACAGGACACCTGGTGCCAAACTGCATGAAAAATGCATAGCAAATAAAATAATTGGAAAGGAAATTCTTAAAACTCCAGATAACAAATCTGGAAGTTTAAACCAACAGAGGCCACTCAGACAAGAAGCTATGTTAAAAAGTCTTAAATTGGCATCAGCATGTGACATGTTCCAAAACATCAGGAGTTCTACAGTGTCTGCTTGCAAAAACAGAGCAAGCAATCTGCCAGTTACCCCGAAGAAAAGTATAGCCAACTCTTTCCGTGCAAGCAGACCTGAAAGGACACAAGACCACAATGTAGCAAGTAGCACTGTTGTATTAAAAGAGAGCAAGGCTCAGGACAGCTGCATTGACCAAGACCCTTCAAAGGCTGAGAACTCTGTAGTGACGGTGGCTGTGCGCATAAGGCCTTTCAGCAACAG ggAAAGAAGTGAAAACGCGTACCAAGTAATTTCTGTGAATGGACAGGAAGTCATTGTCCAGCATCCAGAAACCAACCAAGCTCATAATTTTGTCTATGACTTTTCTTTTTGGTCATTTGATAAGTCTCATTCTAACTATGCTAGCCAAGAAAATGTTTATGAGAAGCTGGCGGTCCCTCTCTTGGAGCGAGCTTTTGAGGGTTACAACACTTGTCTCTTTGCTTATGGGCAGACGGGCTCTGGAAAGTCTTACAC GATGATGGGATTTGATGAAGAGCAAGGCATAATTCCAAGATTTTGTGAAGATCTCTTTTCTCGGATATTGAGAATAGAAACGGCACAG aTATCGCATCATCTTGAAATGAGCTATTTTGAAGTTTACAATGAGAAAATTCATGATCTTCTTGTATCTAAAGATGGTCAAAAGAAGCAACCG